In Lysobacter sp. FW306-1B-D06B, the sequence CCATGCACCTGCGCCCCGCCACCGCCCAGCCGCTGTCGAGCACGGAAACCCCGCGCGTCGACCGCTCGCGCCTGGAACACGCGGCGCAGCAGCTGGAAGCCCAGTTCGCGCAGATGCTGGTCAAGTCGATGCGCAGCGCCAGCTTCGGCGACCCGCTGATGGGCGACAACTCCACCTACCGCGACATGTACGACCAGCAGCTTTCGCGCGAGCTGGCCAAAGGCCGCGGACTGGGCCTGGCGCCGATGATCGTGCAGCAGCTCCAGCGCAGCACGGGCGCCGCGCAGAACCCCGGCGTCGTCACGCCCGAAGGCGGTTTTCCGATCGATCCGACGGCGACGGCGACGGGCCTGTCGCTTTCGCTCACGCCCAGCAGCGGTGGCGTGTCGCTGCAGGGCGTGGCCGCACCCGCCTTGCCGCGCGTGGAAAAACCGCCGGTCGAATGCGACCCCAACGCCAAGCTCGACTGCTCCAGCCCGGAAGCCTTCGTGCGT encodes:
- the flgJ gene encoding flagellar assembly peptidoglycan hydrolase FlgJ, coding for MHLRPATAQPLSSTETPRVDRSRLEHAAQQLEAQFAQMLVKSMRSASFGDPLMGDNSTYRDMYDQQLSRELAKGRGLGLAPMIVQQLQRSTGAAQNPGVVTPEGGFPIDPTATATGLSLSLTPSSGGVSLQGVAAPALPRVEKPPVECDPNAKLDCSSPEAFVRSVWPHAQRTAQELGVSPKALVAQAALETGWGRRLANREGGATSHNLFGIKAGSRWGGERASANTHEYVDGVRTSERADFRAYGSVGDSFSDYARLLNNPRYAQARAAGTDTRQFAQALQSAGYATDPAYAAKINAIAEGATLNRALASLDAGSTRG